CGGTGGACAGCGAGGACGAGGACCTCTTCGGTCGTGTCTCCAATTCCCGCGCGCTCATCGATCCGAAATCCGGGAACCCACAGGATCCCTTGCTGATCCGTGACGACGGGGATCTTTTGTCGTTCCTCCCGAGGGATCTTCGCATCGACGAAGAGATCTTGCAGCTTCTTACTCCCCTTGAGCCTCCAGGGGCGGAAGCGATCCCCCGGTCTCCAACTCCTCACCACCAGCGGAGGCAGGACCTGCTTCCAGTCGATAAATGCTCGATCTGGAGTGGTTTCCGAGGGGTCTGCCATCGATCGAGGCAGGATCGTAGCCTCTATCTTGATTCCCCAGTCGGCATGGATGAGCTCACCCGGTACCCGCAATTCCTGATGCAATATAGACTGTTCTTTCCGTTCCCGCCTCCCGACGTAGAGAAGGCCCCCAGACCTCCAAGCCCACTGATTCTGAGGAAGAGTCACCGCCGACCCCCCCCCGGGGCCCATCAGCTTTTCCACTGCCTCCAGGTGGGCAGAAGTAATGTACGCATCAGGGGTGAGGTCCCGAATCGCCCGCTCGATAATCCGGCGACGAATGGCGGGGGCCAGACGCCGAAGGGCGCTGAGTTCCATCCACGCCGCGCTCTCCTGAGAGTCCACCAGGGGACCGGAGACCTCACGAGCGACTTTTTCAAGATATCCCTCGTCCTCTGCAACCAAGGCCGCCATCCGGGCTAACGTTCTGGTAATAGCCGGATTATATTCCTTCTGGAGCAATGGAAGGAGGTGCTGGCGGATCCGGTTCCGGTGGTAACGGAGGTCTCTGTTCGTGGGATCTTCTACGAAGGAGAGCCGGTGCGCCTTGGCATATGCCTCGATGTCCTCTCGGCCTACGGCAAGCAGCGGTCGAATCAGGAGCCCCGCTTTGACGGGCAGGATCCCTCGCAGTCCCCGAAGCCCCGAGCCCCTGAGCAGATGAAGGAGGACCGTCTCTGCCTGATCGTCCTGGTGGTGTCCCATGGCAATCTTTGTCGCTCCCACCTGGGACGCCATGTCCTCCAGAAAGTGGTATCGCGCCCGCCGGGCTTCCGCCTGAAGCGATCCGCCACGCCGCGCCTCCCGTACCCAGGATTTCGTGGTGGCAGGCAAATCCCACGAGGCCGCCACTTCTTGTACAAAGAGCGCATCCCTCCGGGAACTCTCTCGCAGGCAATGATCGAAATGTGCAACGTGAAGGGTGAGAGAAAATTCGGCGCGCAGACGCAGGAGGCAGTGGAGCAACACGATGGAGTCGACCCCGCCTGAAACCGCAACCACCACCCCTTCCCCTGGCTGAATGAGCCTGTAAGTCGCGATGGCCTTTCGAACGGCCGCGAAAACCGGTTCTCGCACAACCTGTCCCCTCCTCACGGCAATCATAGGAGCTTGCCAGAGCCCTGTCAATGTCGATCCGACGCGCGGAAAGGGCACATTCTCATTGAAAAATCATGCACTTCCTGATAGCGTAATTAGAACGAGAGGGGTCATGAGGACCATCGGCGATGGCCTATCCAGAGACACCAAAACGAACCGTCCTCGTGGTGGATGACGAACGCTTCATGCGGGAGCTCTGTGGAGACATCCTTTCCCAGGCAGACTTCCAAGTCCTGCTGGCCTCAGACGCTCCGGAGGGCCTTGCCCTAGCCGAGTCCGATCCCCCATCGGTTATCCTCCTGGATGTCATGCTTCCCGGGATGAACGGAATCGACGCGCTGACCCATTTTTCCCAGGTGGCCCCTTTTGCTCCTGTGGTCATCATCACCGCCTACGCATCCCTGCAAAGTGCCATCGGGTCCCTAAAACACGGCGCCTATGACTACATCCCGAAACCGTTTAAACCGGATTCGCTCGTAGCAGCGGTCCAGCGGGCCGAGGAGCGCCACCGGCTCCTGGTCGAGAATGCCACGATCGTCCAGACCCTGCAGGAAAAAGTGACTGATCTCACCCGCCTCCACCGAACGGCGAACGAGCTGGCGAAGGATCTGGGCCGGCGCATGGAGGCCCGCACGGAAGAACTCCTCCGGAGCGAGCGCCTCACCGAGGGCATCATTACTCACTTGGCGAGCGGACTGATGGTAACCGATCAGGGCGGAGCGATCACCTTGATCAATCCGCAGGGAGCCCTTGCCCTACGATGTCAAGCGGAGGAATTGCTGGGTCGCAAGCTGACTGACCTCTTCTCCGACGCCGGCGAGCTGTTAGAGGTCCGGGGCGAGTCCAGCCAGCGCGAGTTGGAACTCATCTTGCCGGACGGCAGCACCATCCCCCTTGGTTTCAACAACTCGTATCTCACCGACGCTCAGGACAACCGCGAGGGGGTAATCGTGGTCTTCCGGGACCTGAGTGAGATCAAGCAGCTCCAAGCGGAACTGCGCCGCAAAGACCGTTTCGCGGCCATCGGACAAGTGGTGGCTGGCGTGGCTCATGAGATCCGGAACCCCCTCTTCGGCATCACCTCTGGGGCCGAGATCCTCAAGCGAGAGGTGGATTTCACCCCAGCCCATCGCAACCTGGTCGAGGCGATGTTCTCGGAAACCCAGCGCCTCAATGCTTTGGTCAGCGATCTTCTCCTCTTCGGAGGACCATCCCGGCTGGAACGACAAACCACCGACTTTCACCAACTCCTGGATGCAACTTGCCACCTGTACGTCGGCGAAGTCCGCGAGCGTTCCATCCACCTGCAAAAGACCTACGATCCCCATCTGCCGGCTGTCTTCGCGGATCAAGATAAGCTGAAACAGGTCATTTTGAATCTGCTCAAGAATGCCCTCGAGGCGACCCCGCCCGGAGGAACCATCACCGTGGGGACGCGGCTTCACCGAAAGGGGAAAACGGGTGAGCAGGTAGAGATGTTTATCAGCGACACGGGATCCGGCATCCCCGCTGAGGACCAGGGCCGCATCTTTGACCTCTTTTTCACCACCAAGCCCCGGGGAACGGGCTTGGGACTCCCGATCTGCCGGCGGATTGTCGAAGATCACGGAGGAAGCATTACGGCGGAGAGTCAGCCGAGCCAAGGGACGACCTTCACCGTGCGACTCCCTCTCAAACACGTTGACAGGTAACCGATGACCATCCACAATGGAGTTTTGGGGGAACAGGTTCTTGTCAAGAAGACGCGCCATGCTCAGTTGAGATTGATCGGGTAGTGGTGCACACATATGAAGCCGACACTGGCCATTATCGATGACGAAACCTTAATCCGGCAGGTTCTGCGCCACCATTTTGAGCGCAGGGGGTACCGGGTCCTGGAAGCGTCCACTGCCTCGCAAGGGATCCAAATCGTTCGGGAGGAGGACCCCGATGTGGTCCTCCTGGACCTCAAGCTCCCAGATCTGGACGGCCTGAGCACCCTGAACCGCATCAAGACGAGCCAGCCTGATACCGCGGTGATTGTGCTCACCGCTCACGGCACCTACGAAAAGGCCGTGGAGGCTGTGAAGGGTGGAGCGGAAGACTTTTTGATCAAAGAGCCCGCGGAAGGAAACCTCGCAGCGATGGAACTCAGGGTGTCGAAGGCGGTGGACAGGCTCCGGAAGGACCGGATTCGCTCGTATTATAGCCAACATTTCCGAAGACGGGCGACAGACAAAGAACCGGCGATTCCCGGTGAGCATCCCTCCATTGTGGCCCTCAACGGATTGGTGGATCTTGTCGCCCAGAACCCCTCAACCACCCTCCTCATCACGGGAGAAAGCGGGACGGGAAAGGAGCTGGCGGCCAAGGCAATCCATCAGAAGTCAAGCCGACGAGACAAGGCCTTTGTGGAGATCAATTGTGCGGGGCTCTCGGAGAATCTCTTGGATTCAGAGCTCTTCGGTCACGAACGAGGGTCGTTCACCGATGCGAAATCGATGAAGCGGGGACTCCTGGAGGTGGCCGACAGCGGGACAGTCCTCCTTGATGAGATCGGGGATATGTCATTGGCAGTTCAGCCCAAGCTCCTTCGAGTCCTGGAGACTCGAACCTTTAGGCGGGTCGGGGGTATCCGGGATATCTCTGTCGACGTGCGCATCATCACCGCCACCAACAAGGACCTCAAGAAGTTGGTGGAGACTGGTAGCTTCCGCGAAGATCTCTACTATCGCCTCAAGGTGATGCCTGTGGCGATGCCCCCACTGCGCGAGCGGGGTCGTGATGTGCTCTTGCTCGCTCAACTCTTCGTCCAGGAGTTCAACACGTTCTTGAAGAAACGCATTCGCGGATTCTCCGAAGAAGCCCAGGAGATCCTCCTGGCTTATCCTTGGCCAGGCAATGTGCGCGAAGTCAAGAACGTGACAGAACGCGCGATGATCCTCTGCCGGAGTGACATGATCCTTCCCGAGAATCTCCCGGCGGATCTTCCGGGAGTCACCGGCAAACCTGTCCGGGACACCACGGAGGAGAAGGCATCCCACCGACCGGGTCGCAGAGAGACAGACCCATTCCTTCCACTCGCCGCACTCGAGAAAAACCACATCCGCGAAGCGCTGGAGGCCACCGAGGGGAACCGCACTCAGGCGGCAAAGCTCTTGGGAATCTCCCGCTCCACCCTGCAGGACAAGATCAAGCGGTACCGTCTGCAAAAGTGACGAGGGACGTCGCCACCCTGAAACGGTGCGACTCCTCTCTTCTCGGATAGACTAGATCAAATTCACCAACACGCACTCTGGCCCGGACAATTTTCTGAGTCACAAGCCTATTTTTTTTAGTACCAACGTTTATCTATCGTCTACGAAGCCGATTGCTGAAGACAGCATTCGGTCATGACAAAACTGGGTGTGAGATATGACGGCATGAACATGTGTCCAAGCCTTGGGGACCCCGATCAGCTGCGGGTTTGAGCGATCTTCATTCACTCAGAGGCGCGCCGAGCCGCGCCAGAAGCTCATCCAGAGAGACACTGATATTCTAGTCTACGCTCCCCGTCGCTAACTACTCGTCAGATTTGAGTTCCAGAAAACATTTTTTCTCGCTCCAAAAAGCACTTGACTCGAACACCAAGGTTCGTTAAAAGGAAGCGCGCTTAACCCTGACAAGACCCCGTGTTCGACAGATGCTGAAGTCAATCACCTGCACTCCAATCGAACACTTCTGGGGATAAGTCGCAAACCTCTCGCCACCGTTTAAGTTACAATGTTGCCCACCTTGTGGAAAAAATGTGGATAGCTTCCCTCCTTCGGATGGAACGTGAGCCCGGCAGTACGTCTCTTCACCATAGGCAAGATTCGAGCGGCGTAGGAGGAGACTGATCAGATGACCGGACATCCCCCATTGTCCCAGGAAGTCTGGCAGGCGGCCCTCTCCAACATCCAGCACCAACTGGTTCACCATAGCTTCGAGACCTGGTTCCGCCCCCTCACCCTGGGAAGTATAGGCGACAGTCGCCTCCAGGTCCTTCTTCCCAATCGCTTTTTCAAAGAGTGGTTTGAAGAACATTATATTGAACTCCTCCGGTCCGCCTTAGAGGATCTCCTGTTTACCCGCGTAGAGATCGATCTCATGATCCCAAACCAGGACCTCCCCCCACCACCCCCTCCCCCGGAAGTTCCACACAAACGGACTGCCCGCCGGCCCCCCCCTACGACCTCCTCCCTGAATTCCAAATACACCTTTGACAACTTTGTCGTGGGGAGTGGAAACCAACTCGCCCATGCTGCATCACTGGCGGTTGCCGAACAAATCTCGCGGGCGTACAATCCGTTCTTCATTTATGGCGGCGTCGGTCTCGGCAAGACGCATCTCCTTCACGCCATCGGCCGTCTCGTTCTGGACCGCGATGATGCGATCCGGGTCTCCTACATCTCGTCGGAAAAGTTCACTAACGACCTGATTAACGCGATCCGCTTTGATTCCACGATCGAATTCCGAAATCGCTACCGGAGTGTGGACGTCCTTCTCATTGACGACATCCAATTCATCGCCGGCAAGGAAAGGACGCAGGAGGAGTTTTTCCATACCTTTAACGACCTCCACAATTCCTCTAAACAAATCGTCTTGACGAGCGACAGCATCCCTAAGGACATCCCGGGTTTGGAAGAACGACTCCGCTCCCGGTTCGAGTGGGGCCTCATTGCCGATATCCAGCCCCCCGACCTGGAAACCAAGGCAGCCATCCTGAGGAAAAAGGCCCAGGCAGAGGGGGTGCGGATTCCGGATGAGGTATCCCTCTTTATCGCCACGAACGTAAAATCGAACGTCCGGGAGCTAGAGGGCTACCTGATCCGGATCGTCGCCTACGCCTCCCTGACCAACCAGGCAATCACGCTCGATCTCGCCTGCGAGGTCCTGAAGGAGCTCGTAGACGGGGACAGGAGTATCACTATGCCCCATATTCTGGAGGTGGTAGGGGACTTTTACCGCCTCAAGGAAAAGGAACTCCTGTCGAAGAGCCGGCACAAGTCTATCGTCCTGCCTCGGCAAGTGGCGATGTATCTCTGCCGCACTCACACGAACGCTTCCCTCCCGGACATCGGGACAGAGTTTGGGGGGAAAGACCACTCAACGGTCATGCACGCCTGTTCCAAGATCCGGGAACTGCTGGCGAGAGACGACCGGTTCCGAAAACAGTTGCAGGACTTGACTAATCTCCTCACCCGCTGATTTGACCTCCCGAATATTCGCCTTCCCAGCGTCACCGCATATCTACGAAGCCTTGCGTGCCCGAAGCAGAGCCCCGGTGGTAAACCTTTTATCCAACCTACCCTTGACACCCCTTGCCCAGTGGGGGATACTTGGGCCTCCTTCAGGAGAGGCAGTGTTAGAACCGGGGTAGGGATATGTCCTAGCCCACCTCAGGCACCATCGTTGGCACACCAACCATTCGGAACGCTCTCTCGGGCGAAGTACCGTCCGGGAGGGCGTTTTGCTATACACCATTCTAACCGCCAAAGAAAAAAGGAGGTGTAAAATGAAAACACTTATTTGCCCTACATGTGGCTGTTCCCTGGTACGGCTAGGCATCAGCAAAGATAAGGCATTTCCTCACCGCTATAACAATGAGGAATACCGTTTCTGTTGCCAGGCGTGCGTCGACCTGTTCACCATCGATCCCCAGAAATACCTCCAGAAAATAGATGATTTGATTGTATGCCCAAGCTGCTTGGGTGAAAAACCACTCGAGCGGGCCGTCAAGTTGATTGCCGGACAGGATGTGCACTTTTGCGGTTGTCCGTATTGCGCAGAAGTGTTCCAGAAGAACCCTGATTTTTACATTAGACGTTTAGAAGGTACCATACCTAATGAGGGCGTGCTTGACCATGAAGGACGTTGTGTTAGGCCGGAGTAAGGACCTTGCCTGAGACTGAAGCGAGACACATAATCAAAGGGAGCAAACTGAGGATCAGAGGCCTCTTCTCCCCTTCCTGCGTCAATCAGCCTGAGGCCTGACGTCATCCCTCAGACCATATACGCCAAGTCAGACGCGTGTGTCGGATACGCGAAAATCCCGTCCCTTAGATCCTCAGTAGTGAGACCGCGACGGATGGCAAGCGCAAAGAAGTTGATCAGCTCATCAGCGGATGGTCCGAGCAGGTGCGCACCGAGGATCCTACCCGTACCTTCTTCGATCAGCACCTTGGATGCCGAGTATTGCTCGCCCACGCGCCGGGAAGAATACCAAGTAGACGTATCCTGATATTTGACCCTAAACTTAAGTGTCTGCTTCCGTGCCTCGTCCTCTCTGAGACCGACCGCGGCGATCGGCGGCAAGGTGAACGCCACGGTCGGAGTACCGCTGTAATCCGGCTGTGCCTTGTTTCCGTCCAAGAGATTCGCTGCTACAACCTTTCCCTCGAGCCCCGCGACAGGTGTAAGCGGCAACCCTGCGGTCTCGGCTGCATCTCCCGCGGCGTAGACCGCTGGATTCGAGATGCTCTGCAGGTACTCGTTCACCAGTACTCCACGCTCACCCCGCTCCACGCCGGCCGCCGCCAGGTCGAGGTCGTCTATCTCGGCAACACGGCCGGCACCGTGAACCACGAGATCAGCCTCGAAGGTTTGCGCTCCCGCAGGCGCCGATGTCCTTACCTCGAAGCCACCGGCAATTTGGTCGATACGTTCAACCTGGGTCTCCAACTTCAGATCGATGCCGCTGGCGCGGGCCGCCTGCGCCACCTTCTCAGCCAAGTCGGGATCGAATCCCTCAAGGGGACGGGGACCCCGGTGAAGGACAGTGACCTTGGCTCCGGCGCGGACAGCAACATTCGCGAACTCCATGGAGATGTAACCGGCGCCCACGAAGACGATACGTTCCGGCAACTCAGCCAACTCAAGGAAGTCTTCGCTCGTGATGAGGTGGTCTTCCCCCGGAATTCCAAGCTTGGCCGGCATGGCGCCGGACGCGATGACCACGTGCCTGGCCTCCAAGAGATTTTCGCCGACGTGGACAGAGGTGGGGCCGACGAACTTCGCCCGCCCGTAGAACGGGTCGATCCCAGCTCTGGCAAATCCCTGTTCGTGGTTCTCGGGCACGGGTTCGGTAAACGTCCGTTTGAAGGCCATGAGCTCGCGCCAGTCGATTCGCACATCGCCAGGGTACACCCCGCGGCCGGTCAAGCGGTGCCCCCAGTAAAGCGCTTCGGCCGCGGCGACCAGCACTTTCTTGGGATCGCAGCCCCGTAGGGCACACGTACCCCCGAAGGGGCGGGAATCTATAACCGCTACGGTCCATCCTGCTCTGCGGCAGCGTGACGCCACCGTCGAGGCCGCGGACCCGGTTCCAATAACAACCAGGTCGTATGCGCCCTTACCATTCCTCCTCTTGCCAGTCATAGGTTCCTCCTTCAATTAGTTCTTCCTGAAACACGAAAGCTCCTCCAATCTACCTCAGCCACCCTGCGAGCCGTCGCCGGTTCCGGGACACCCAGCGGTATGCCCTGTGAGCCAGCCACATGCCACCCGGAATGTGAAAGGGGAAGCTTATCAGGAAGGCGCCGGGGAGCCTCTCAAGTGTCCCGCGGACGGCGGCAGCACCCGTTAAAATTTGGCCCCACTCATCAACGAGATGAAGCTCCTCATGGCAGCGCTCCCGGGAGATGCCCGGAAAGCGTATTTCCAGGTCAGGCTCTTGGAAGGGGATCAGATCAAGCCGCCTCCCACGATCCCGCCGGTGGACCCACCGGGCCCAGCGCTGTCAGAGGCTTCAGTCGCCGTCGTAGATGACGGCAGCCTTGGGATCCTTCACCGCCGCAAGCATCTGCTCTTCAGGAATGACTTAAGCCCTTCCCTGCCGGGCATCCAGGCTGTAGTGTCCGCCCCCCTTCACGAAGAGGTAGAAGGTGGCCGCCGCCAAGGGGATGTCCTTCAAAAGAAGGTGTGCAAGGGCTGATGTAATCCCCTTCTGGGGAACGTAAGGCCAGAGACCTATAAAGATGGCCGCCAGCATGAGGATCATTAAGAGCGAAACAAAGCGGGTGAAGAGCCCCAGGATGAGCAGCACCCCGAGCGCCAGCTCGAACATTGCTATAGCTTTCGTCAGGATCGGCAGAGGGATGGTAAGAGGGATCAGCCAGCTGGCCATCTTGGTCATCATTGTTCCCTTCTGGGGAAGAATGAGCTTTGGCACCACGGCCATCCAGATCCACAGGAAGCCGATGGCAATCCGTAGAATGAGCGGGAGGTATTTATCGAGTGGGGTAAGGTCGAGCCCAAGAAACGTATGGCTTTCGCTTTGCTGCATATTCCTGCCTCCCATCAGTCTCTATTTCACTATTGATTCATCTCTCAAAAGATAACTCACACGAAAGAGCCAGGGTTGCGTCTCGCCTTCCACTATCCCTTCACCTTTCGCACCTGGGAAGCCCGCCACCAGCCCCAGAGTGCGATCCCGACGAATAAAAACAAGAGGGGTAAGAGGACATAGTCCAGGTATGCGGTGACCGCGGCAAGCCCTACGAGACCAAATACCCAGGGAAGGATAGGAGTCACACAGCAGATTCCTGTGATTCCCGTGCCCCACCCGCCGACCTTCACAAACTTATCATTCGTCATAGTTCTTCTTTGCCTCCTTGCACGGGAATGGCGTGAAATCCTGCCTTCTCAACCGCCGTCACCATGCCATCAAGTGTCACCTGGGTAGGATCATACGTAACGATCGCCTGGGCATTGCTAAAGCTGACCTCCGCCTTTTCGACGCCGTCGAGCCCTTCCAGGGCCCGTTTGACCAATAACGGTCAGGCGAATCACGTCATCCCCTCTATACGGAGGATCACCTCCTGAACCGATCCGGCCGGTTCTTTCTCCGATGTGAGCTGAGCCCTCCCTGGTGCGCTGCTCCCCTGGCCCTCGCATCCCATAGCCAATACGAGGACGAACGGTAAAGCGAAGAGGGCCCTGAGGGCTGCGCGGCGA
This genomic window from Candidatus Methylomirabilota bacterium contains:
- a CDS encoding NAD(P)/FAD-dependent oxidoreductase, with product MTGKRRNGKGAYDLVVIGTGSAASTVASRCRRAGWTVAVIDSRPFGGTCALRGCDPKKVLVAAAEALYWGHRLTGRGVYPGDVRIDWRELMAFKRTFTEPVPENHEQGFARAGIDPFYGRAKFVGPTSVHVGENLLEARHVVIASGAMPAKLGIPGEDHLITSEDFLELAELPERIVFVGAGYISMEFANVAVRAGAKVTVLHRGPRPLEGFDPDLAEKVAQAARASGIDLKLETQVERIDQIAGGFEVRTSAPAGAQTFEADLVVHGAGRVAEIDDLDLAAAGVERGERGVLVNEYLQSISNPAVYAAGDAAETAGLPLTPVAGLEGKVVAANLLDGNKAQPDYSGTPTVAFTLPPIAAVGLREDEARKQTLKFRVKYQDTSTWYSSRRVGEQYSASKVLIEEGTGRILGAHLLGPSADELINFFALAIRRGLTTEDLRDGIFAYPTHASDLAYMV
- the merF gene encoding mercury resistance system transport protein MerF, with amino-acid sequence MTNDKFVKVGGWGTGITGICCVTPILPWVFGLVGLAAVTAYLDYVLLPLLFLFVGIALWGWWRASQVRKVKG
- a CDS encoding sigma-54 dependent transcriptional regulator, translating into MKPTLAIIDDETLIRQVLRHHFERRGYRVLEASTASQGIQIVREEDPDVVLLDLKLPDLDGLSTLNRIKTSQPDTAVIVLTAHGTYEKAVEAVKGGAEDFLIKEPAEGNLAAMELRVSKAVDRLRKDRIRSYYSQHFRRRATDKEPAIPGEHPSIVALNGLVDLVAQNPSTTLLITGESGTGKELAAKAIHQKSSRRDKAFVEINCAGLSENLLDSELFGHERGSFTDAKSMKRGLLEVADSGTVLLDEIGDMSLAVQPKLLRVLETRTFRRVGGIRDISVDVRIITATNKDLKKLVETGSFREDLYYRLKVMPVAMPPLRERGRDVLLLAQLFVQEFNTFLKKRIRGFSEEAQEILLAYPWPGNVREVKNVTERAMILCRSDMILPENLPADLPGVTGKPVRDTTEEKASHRPGRRETDPFLPLAALEKNHIREALEATEGNRTQAAKLLGISRSTLQDKIKRYRLQK
- the dnaA gene encoding chromosomal replication initiator protein DnaA, with the protein product MTGHPPLSQEVWQAALSNIQHQLVHHSFETWFRPLTLGSIGDSRLQVLLPNRFFKEWFEEHYIELLRSALEDLLFTRVEIDLMIPNQDLPPPPPPPEVPHKRTARRPPPTTSSLNSKYTFDNFVVGSGNQLAHAASLAVAEQISRAYNPFFIYGGVGLGKTHLLHAIGRLVLDRDDAIRVSYISSEKFTNDLINAIRFDSTIEFRNRYRSVDVLLIDDIQFIAGKERTQEEFFHTFNDLHNSSKQIVLTSDSIPKDIPGLEERLRSRFEWGLIADIQPPDLETKAAILRKKAQAEGVRIPDEVSLFIATNVKSNVRELEGYLIRIVAYASLTNQAITLDLACEVLKELVDGDRSITMPHILEVVGDFYRLKEKELLSKSRHKSIVLPRQVAMYLCRTHTNASLPDIGTEFGGKDHSTVMHACSKIRELLARDDRFRKQLQDLTNLLTR
- a CDS encoding heavy metal-associated domain-containing protein, with the protein product MVKRALEGLDGVEKAEVSFSNAQAIVTYDPTQVTLDGMVTAVEKAGFHAIPVQGGKEEL
- a CDS encoding ATP-binding protein, with the translated sequence MAYPETPKRTVLVVDDERFMRELCGDILSQADFQVLLASDAPEGLALAESDPPSVILLDVMLPGMNGIDALTHFSQVAPFAPVVIITAYASLQSAIGSLKHGAYDYIPKPFKPDSLVAAVQRAEERHRLLVENATIVQTLQEKVTDLTRLHRTANELAKDLGRRMEARTEELLRSERLTEGIITHLASGLMVTDQGGAITLINPQGALALRCQAEELLGRKLTDLFSDAGELLEVRGESSQRELELILPDGSTIPLGFNNSYLTDAQDNREGVIVVFRDLSEIKQLQAELRRKDRFAAIGQVVAGVAHEIRNPLFGITSGAEILKREVDFTPAHRNLVEAMFSETQRLNALVSDLLLFGGPSRLERQTTDFHQLLDATCHLYVGEVRERSIHLQKTYDPHLPAVFADQDKLKQVILNLLKNALEATPPGGTITVGTRLHRKGKTGEQVEMFISDTGSGIPAEDQGRIFDLFFTTKPRGTGLGLPICRRIVEDHGGSITAESQPSQGTTFTVRLPLKHVDR
- a CDS encoding DoxX family protein, encoding MQQSESHTFLGLDLTPLDKYLPLILRIAIGFLWIWMAVVPKLILPQKGTMMTKMASWLIPLTIPLPILTKAIAMFELALGVLLILGLFTRFVSLLMILMLAAIFIGLWPYVPQKGITSALAHLLLKDIPLAAATFYLFVKGGGHYSLDARQGRA
- the tilS gene encoding tRNA lysidine(34) synthetase TilS, giving the protein MREPVFAAVRKAIATYRLIQPGEGVVVAVSGGVDSIVLLHCLLRLRAEFSLTLHVAHFDHCLRESSRRDALFVQEVAASWDLPATTKSWVREARRGGSLQAEARRARYHFLEDMASQVGATKIAMGHHQDDQAETVLLHLLRGSGLRGLRGILPVKAGLLIRPLLAVGREDIEAYAKAHRLSFVEDPTNRDLRYHRNRIRQHLLPLLQKEYNPAITRTLARMAALVAEDEGYLEKVAREVSGPLVDSQESAAWMELSALRRLAPAIRRRIIERAIRDLTPDAYITSAHLEAVEKLMGPGGGSAVTLPQNQWAWRSGGLLYVGRRERKEQSILHQELRVPGELIHADWGIKIEATILPRSMADPSETTPDRAFIDWKQVLPPLVVRSWRPGDRFRPWRLKGSKKLQDLFVDAKIPREERQKIPVVTDQQGILWVPGFRIDERAGIGDTTEEVLVLAVHRGAGPAAP